A window of Benincasa hispida cultivar B227 chromosome 9, ASM972705v1, whole genome shotgun sequence genomic DNA:
TGACAATGCCCttcatttgatatttatttataaatttttggaggttgatttttggagtttgagttatGGTTGCtttgttaattgtttttttttttgttaataatgccttgtatttgatatttatttatcaatttataaaaaaaaacatttaaaaaacatattattttttgatACTCGGCCGGGCTTCACCAGGTAAGAAGAAAAAGTTAGATTCTCGGTCGTGCTTAACCGGGTTACTCGATCGGGCGCACACAAAGTCCATGTTTCTGTTTTTCAGCCCGGTGGTGGACCCGGCCGGGTGGACCACCGGGCCAAAAAATAGaatcatgttttattttattttaatttttaattttgattttttttattgcattatattaatacattttctatataaaatGTAGGAGAATGCCTCGTGTTTGGATTTGTTTCGGTGGCATTTGAAATGAAAGGGAAAAGGATTACGATGGAGGAGAGTTGCGGGGATTTGACATTGAGTTGGGCACGACTATAATGAATTCTTGACCGAAGTTTATAGGATAAGTGGTATAATGTCGGGTGAGTATAATCTTGTTATAAGATGTATATTTCAATTGAGATCCAAAGCCCCTGCATTTGTAATTCAGAATGATGAAGATCTACACACATTCCTTATACGGGAAGAGGTCTCAGTAATACTTCTTTACGTATCCACGCTTCCAAAGTGTTCAACAAATCAAGGATTTCATCCAAATAATTCATATGTCCGACGAACTGAAGAAATCCCTTCAACATCTAGGCCGTACTGTGGAAGATGGAATCGGATAGTCATTCAATCTGTTTGCAATGCGTCCGGATAATGATGAAACCGTTTCATATGCCCATACCTATATAAAATGTAAGTGTATATCAGTGGTGTACTTTTATGAATATTCAAACAAATGTAAGTGTAATTCAAACAAATTAAGTTACCCGAAAAGCATGGGGAAATCCGTAAAGATTGTACGTCTGTTGTTTTCCATCTGCATTGCCTAAGCCCGTGCTTTATCTTTCAATCCTTGTTTGAATCGTTTAATTGTATTGGCAAAAATTTTCTTGCTCCAATCCTCATTACAAAATCTATTCTAATCGTCTATGAtcactaaattttcaaaatccatttgCTTTTTACTCTCTCTACCCATCATAGCaaactcaataaaataaaacaatgcaaTTTTCACTGCatcaaaatcattttcaaactcaagACTTGGAAAAATAGAGTCCAACTCGTATGCCTTCATGCCTTCATTATCGTTCACATACTTGGCTCTAAGTCTAACAAAAGAATTTTCTCCCCTCACATTTCTAGTTTGATGTTTTAGTCCTATGATAAGGTTAAACTTTGCTTGGCTGAAGGATACTTTATTCCCCATAAGATCAAAGCAAATCCCATCTCTCCTAGGTTCCTCTACCTccgaagaaaaatataatgaatTAGTGGTCCATTGAATATGATGTTTGTTTCAAGGAAAATATAATGAATTAGTGGTCCATTGAATATGATGTTTGTTTCAAGGAAAATATAATGAATTAGTGGTCCATTGAATATGATGTTTGTTTCAAGGAGAGGACCAAAACATGTTTGTCTAAACATGGCTAATTGTGTCAGAGAtagttttttcttaattttagggaTAGCCTTTCCTATGTGGGAACCACATGAAAGGGTCGCAGGAAAATGGTCATTAGGATGTACCTTCATATCTAGTTCCATTATAACCTACATTTttcatgaaataaataaattagaagacaacacatcatcatcatcaatgcatattttttaaaaaaatataaataaataaaaaaaatggctcGGCCTATGGCCAGGCGAAAAAACAGAATACCCTACCCGATCCAATACCCGGCTGGGCCAAATTCCAGAAGCACCCCCCACGGCCCGCCCCCTCTACCTAGTCCAATACCCGAccgagcgatcgtgtagtgccatcgtttagaaaatccaacgtatcgtttagttcccacgccacgATCGCTTAAATctacatctaaacgatcgtccagttcTATCACGtggcacttcatcgcatcggtTAACGCActtcgtagctaaacgatcgtgtagtgccatcgtttagaaaatccaacatatcgtttagttcccacgccacgATCACTTAGGTCtacatctaaatgatcgctcagTTCTATCGTGTAGCaattcatcgcatcgcttagcgcgcttcgtagctaaaagatcgtgtagtgccatcatttagaaaatccaatgtatcgtttagttcccatgcCACGATCGCTTAGGTctacatctaaacgatcgctcagttcTATCACGAAGAAAATCCAacatatcgtttagttcctatcgatcatagctaagcgatcgtttagtactagGCGATggtactaagcaatcgtttagtcccAATACCCGCCCCCTCTCTACCCGGTGCCCTCCCGTTCCCATCGatcatagctaagcgatcgtttagtactagACAAtggtactaagcgatcgtttagtcccaTACCGCACCCTCTCTGCGCATCCCCTCTCTACCCGGTGCCCTCCCCCTACCCAGTCCAATACCCGGCCGGGCCGAGACCGAGCGCCACCTACTTCTACCCGGTTTTGCCCCCTTCCCCCTCGTCCTTTCCGGTCTTTCCCGCTCATACCCGGTCGAAATCACTTACGCCCAGGCTGGTCTATCACCAGGCACAATCCCTCTTCCTCAAATCTATCCTCAAGCAACCCCAAACTTGCCCACCCGGTTACATACCCGGTCACAATGTTATGAAGTCTGGCCGGGTAAGACCCATTTCCAGAAACGCATTTTAGGCTCAAACTTATTCAGAAAATGCCGAACATGatgtttttaagaaaaaaaaataacattcaaCATAGATCTAACATAGATTTCAAATATTCACATAAGAACATCTAACATAAACTAATATATTGAgtgaaacaaaatgaaaaatgaaaaaccatACCTTAGTTGAAAAATTCCAATGATCTTTAATGAAAAGGAGAATGATAAGGAAATGTGGAATGAGAAGAGTGAAATGGAGTGAGATTGAGCTTTTGAAATGGAGAagagtgaaaatggaaaaaaaaagtgaaggtTCGGAGGGTTTGAGTGAGTTTTGAAATGTGAAGGATATTAGGgtaattttcattcattttcaaaatcgtggtataaaaaaaacatattttttaaaaagagtcccaaaatcaaaatcaaaacttgaaaaaggttatttttgtcaattgtcccttcttttaaaaattgtaatattATCCTTATCCTTCCCTTCCATAAatgtttcaatttcaaaactACCGTTGGAGTAAAAATTCATTAGAATTTTGGATAGAAAATTAGAACATAGAAAGAGTGTGACAATGACCTAGAATAGTGTAGCAGTGATCtagaattaaaatttagatCCCAATTCTCATTTCAAATAACTGCCaatattttaaatgttaatttccATCTAATATTCTAACATATTTCTTCATGGTAGTTTTGACATTTATAAAAAGACAAAAGTAATACTATAACTTTGGTACAATTTAGCGATATATATTTGAAGTCTTTATCATGTGATTACTACTTTTACTATCCTTAAATAAACAATCATTTTTTTGGAAATATTAAAATACCTTTTCCTATTTATCAAAGGAGAATGGACTGATCAACGTGAGTATAATTCAATTTGTATATATGATATGCACTAATGACTAAGAGTCTTGTATTCCAATCCTTTCACCcctattatacttaaaaaaactGAATTCATAATTGACCTCCAAGTAGATgacttttaataattaaaatcttaGTTGTCTCTTGGAGTTAACGATGGAAAGGACAAAATATTGTCTGGGATTAGTAGAACTAAGCTGTACGAATAATGTAAAAAGTGGGACCTCTTTCCCTAACTACAAGGTAAAAGATCTAGACATGATCATTAGGccagttaaaaaaaatgatctaAAATGAGGTAGATCACAACATCCTCTTGAAGAATAAAATCAAGTGCTGTAGGCAAACTAAACTCCATCATTTCAACTTTTCCTTACCATTCAAGATATCAACAGAAAGAGAGAGACtcagagaggaaaaagaaaggagTAAGTAATAGCTCATTAATGATGGAACATATCAGAAAACTGAATCTTCCTTCTGAAGGGTAGCACCATCATTTATCACTTATTTAGAGATAGTGAATCAGGATTGCATGTTATCAGTGGAAACTTTGATAAGTTGGTCCACTACATCACTAgccaagaaaaaggaaaaaaggcgCAAATTATAGGCACATGGAAAGGATCAAAATACACTGCAAAAGATGTTAAAAGGGACCCAAGTGATAAAGACAATCTTTACTATTACAAGTTTTGGATACAATACAAACATGTCAAATATGGGAAGAGAACAAATTACAATCTAAACATGTCAAATAATAAGGCCAAGCTAGCTTTCTTTCACTTTAaactaaagaaacaaaatggcCAACAACAAGAACACGGTATAGCGTCCCACCGGGGCACGGGCAGGAGATAAATCCAGCTAAATTGCCTAGAGGATACTTGAATGAGAGCCAGCCTCCTGATGGAGGGGGGCCCAGGGCAGAGTTTGATCTGTAATAATGCAACCAATCATCGATTTCGGGTCAATGAGACTCACAGTTACAGCCCCCAAAGGTCCATTACAGCCTTACAGAACGTTCTTTCTATACATCCTTCGAAATCCTATAGCTGACTACAAGAAAACTTGAGGATGGGGGGCAGCATGCTCCTAAAGTGACAAAGATTTGGATAGAAAGCAGCCTATAGGTCGGTCATGATGCGAGTCAAGCAAAGGTTTCTGATAGCTTTGAAAAACCAAGTTTCCTAAGTCGACTTGATAGAGGGCGGCTAGCCCAAGCTCTATCAGGGTTATTGCACTTTACATCCACAATAGCGACTGCTCTAAGTCCTTTCCTTTCTGGTTTCTCTCTATAGCTATTTCCATCAGTATAAACATCATTAGAGCTAAGCATTGGCATACGATGGACATCCCTCGAACCGATTTTAGTAGCATTATGAGAGTTCCCAAAGCTTCTGCTATTAACACTATTATAGCTTCTATTGCTTACCTCTTCAAATGATTTACTTTGTTGTAGTCTTTTAGGAACGGAAGCAGCAGATGAagatttgtttttggaatttacaGGCTTCTTCGGGCCGGATCTCATTGACTCTAATTCCCTCATCATTAGAGAGCTAATAGTTCCGGTGGCTCCAACCTTAATGGATCCTCCACCACCTTTGGTAGGTTGCAGTTTCTGAACCATGGTTTTGTCAGATGAGCAAGTTTCTCCTACGAAAGAAGAGGAAGATCTTCAATACTTGCCActgaaaaaggggaaaaaattcTAAGTAATCAAACAGTCCATTATCATATCATCACCTGAAAAAGAAGTAGAGAATGATAAGAATTGATTGGAACATGGGGTGATCCTGCAGATTGGAGTTGATTATTTTCTAATGCAACAGTGGAAGACTTGATGACTCAGAGgtggataaattattattattattttggtaaGAAGtggataaattaatattagaaATTAAGCATGACTCCTTTCCCCTACTTGAAAATCTGAAATATCAATTTCATAATCGATCCACCACAAAATCATACAGAGAGGAGGCTAGACGATATAGAAACAAAGGGGCACAGCAACAAGTTCATTTGACGGAATGGAATGGTTGAACTGTTTTCTGAAAAGCAAATTACTAACATGAAACAAAATGTAggagttttaaaaaaaacaattaataataattacaaGAAGTGGCTCCAATTGCTTATTaatgaaagaaagagaaaaatccCAAGAAAGAAAACTTAGGATCAAAAGCCCAAAGGGAAGAATTAAACTGGGCAAGATTCCAAAAATCTttaacttattaaaaaatgCCCTACTTCCCAAACTTAGTTAAATCCTAACTCTCACATTTACTTACAacgaacacaaaaaggaaagatCTCTAGATAACATTGTAGATATTAATCCACCCCCAAAAGAGACATGCCAAGCAAGGAACTTTCGCCTACTTATGAATGgaaattttccttaattttgtGAACAAGGGCGAAGAATAATGGATAGGCTGGCATGAAAGTAACCAAATAAGATTTGACAAGGAAAAAATCCAAGGATTCAAGAGACCAGATAAGCTTATCCTTGAAGGATAGATGTGAACAGACTCCCTGAATGGAAAACAAGAGAATGAAGCTCATTTAGCTTAGAATCAAATAAGTAAAATGGATATCACGTGAGCCTGCATCCCATGTACGATGAAATCGGAAATAGGGGAGTTCTTTGCAAGGAAAGATGATAGAGGTTAGAAAAGCATTCACAAAGGATCTATTTCTAATCCATTAAATCTCCCATAGAGGAATATGAGTCATGTCTCATACGAAACTCGAAAGAGtaacaaattaaagaaaatggTGCAATTAATGGGGTATCGTTTTCCACAAATTTCAAGATGCCATTGCCAACGAAACGGGCATCCACGAGGAGACTATACTTCCTAACCACAATCTTATACCACAAAGCACCAGTTTCATGGAAAAACACCATAGTTTGAAAGGATAGTGTTATTGCTTACTCCCAAGCCTCCTATATCTACAACCCCTGCCCCACACAGTTGATAAGATTCAATTAAGATTAGAAGTTATCTACAAACTTTGTAAAGCAACCAAAAGCAAGTCCCACTTGAattataaatctcaaaaggcgtccaaaatcaacattaaaaatatatctgcTTCAGCATCACATCAACAACAAGAGTAAGTAAGCTCCAATCAAAGAAGACATAATCAAAAAGGGTACTCAAACCCATTCAAACGATGTGTCAAAGAAGAAAGAATCAAATCATCAATCACTTCAGAAGAACTAAAGAAATTCCAAAAGAACCCACCAAAAGCAAAAACGAAAATCCGAAAAGACCCATCATTCATTGATCAACATAAgatgaaaaatcaaaagacaaaacacttgaCCGatcaaaagagagagaaagagagcaTACCCACAAGagaaaatcaacaaaatctGCAGCCAAGAAGGAAAGAGAAACGAAACGACCCAGAAAAAAGGGAAGATCAAAAGGGAGAAATGGGGTTTCAAATTTGGGAATCGTTCAGTGAGTGAATTGAATGGAAACAAAATCTGAAGCTCCAAAGAAGAAGGGGATTGAATGAAGGGTGAAATTAGATCTCAAGTTGAAATAATTGGTATTATTTGCAATCTCCAGCAGACAATCAAACGTGAACCTCACTGCAATTTTCGTCTCCAAAAAAGTTTGGCCATCGTCCGCCCCTCATCAATCACACTATGCTTTCActaacaaatttttattttcacaaatccatttcatttttaaaactttttttttcaagaataaaaactttctttttctttctttttctaaaaagaaaattaaaaaaaaaaaaaatctttcctcttcttttaatatatttttagggAAAAATATCTTTGTaatctagtttctatttaatatctagtttcaaaatgttatacatttatgtctcgtttgataattattttgtttttgtttttgtttttgaaaatcaagtttATGGATACTACTTTTAActctaaatttcttaatttgttatcaactttttactaatggtttaaaaaataagtcaagttttgagggaaaaaaagtagctttcaaaaagttttgtttttaaaattggcCTAAGAATTCAATCGTTGTATTTAAGAAGATGCAAATTATGGTACGAATTGTGaataaaatagacttaattttcaaaaacaaaaataaaaaaaccaaatggttaacAAACGGGCCTCAGTTCCTACATTTTaggtttgattttcaatttaagccttaggtttcaaaatgttgcaattttaccattgaaatttgagttttgtttcaagtTAGTACCTAAATTTCaggatttacacttttaatctcaattttttttattaaatactcattttcggtctttagtgttaatacatgttaataaatttaaaataattaaaacaattataattaattaagtttcactatttttatcacttttaaaactaaatttaaaatttcactttataattatttaaaattaattaagaaatgttgacatcaatgattgaaagtgagtattaaatgaaaaattgatgttaaaaatgtaaaatcttgaaacccaaggaccatgaaataaaactcaaatcttgtgagtaaaattgtaacattttaaaactaatgaaccaaattgaaaccaaactcaaatttaaagactaaatgtatcattttaaaatcaaaggaCCAAATAAAACCTAGGTCCAAAACCTAGGAATAAAAAGACATATTCTCCTTTATTTTATGTCAACCAAATAAAAGTCGTCCAacataaaatttgtattttCCTTTGTCAATTCCAATATggtagagaaaatataatagtaATTTCATCATTCAAAgaaatatccaaatatttaacaTCAATCCATCATATATTCCAAATGAGTATTTAGATTAGATcactatttttttctatttggttTCAATTAACCTTTATATTTAGTGAGGAACCTTAAAAAAGGTTGGGAAGATATATTTGGTGAGAAGTTATGTTACTCTATTACTCGTGATAAGCCTCGTACCATGTTATTTTTGATGAAGGGTGAGAGGCCTTTGACCTTTTTGGTTATTTTGTGGGTTTCTTTAAATGAAAGAggaaaagatgaaaatttggTGCGGTTTCCAGAAGCGAAGCAGTGCAGTAGTGTCGAGGCTCTGCCTTGGAGCGATATGACGCTGTGGATTCAGATGGAACAACAAAGGCACGTGCGCGCTGCTGCGCCATCTCTAGCACTATGACACTGAACTATAGGCCGAGGGCCAATTTGGGCTCGACATCATGGTGCCatcgcaatattatagatttcCCTATTTGATTTTAGGTCAATTTATCTGATTCCTATCTAGGAATTTGAGCCCCCATCCTATTTTCTCCTCCCCCCTTctccttttctttatttttctttgtgaAGGAactttatttacagagaacctttgagcggaagcggatcgtccaaatcccatttcgattgaacgCAAACATTTATAGTCAAtaatacagattatgcataaaagataaattataacatgctatCTAACAATAAACAAAGGTTCAAGAGACTATACCTTTGAAAACCCTTCTTTGTATTAATCCCTCGAACGAACTGGTTCAGAAATGCGGCGAACAACACGAACTCTCCTCGAATAGCAGTAAACGACAATGAGTAAACTCGAACCAAACATGACACTACCACTTGATGACCTTGGTAtttttggtgtgagaatccaggagtggtgggcttttactaattttggttagaggggaaGTTTATggagttggaggaggaagacaatTGAGGAAGCAAGGCTATCGTATAACAAGAACTCttaatcgtttagagaagcgagtctatcgcatagactctcAAGGCTATCGTGTAGTTACTCGATCATGAATGTTTGCCTTATCGAATagtcaaaaatcaattttcatttatcccacttttgccataaaactaaataactacccactaagggtggttagaaagaaaaaggataattatcaaataattaataaattataaataaatatgataactaacttatcatgttatcatattatatttataatttatagttttaatattgcatcatatacaatatataaaccataattctttctttattttatgacatttaatataaatcatatttatattaaatttaataactattgaatcttattcatagaaaatatattttgaatcatattcaaatatctgttcctccaattaaacataatatatcaattacattatatcaattatatcatatataattgaattaattaattatatcacatataattaaattctctcttattaatttgaacatcaaattaaccaaaacacTGATCTTAACTTAAATCcatgagctaccaaggggaccttatggacccgtagcttgaagtttcaaatggtacgtgaataactgattaaactctttaatcatattATTCACTTCTTATACTTCGGGCGCTTCACTAAAGACCCgataactacactcttcgcactacaaaatatttctatgttcaattgatataaccaatcaacagtacaatgacccttcacaaatttccgTAAAGAACAGATGAGCACAAATTACC
This region includes:
- the LOC120086960 gene encoding uncharacterized protein LOC120086960 gives rise to the protein MVQKLQPTKGGGGSIKVGATGTISSLMMRELESMRSGPKKPVNSKNKSSSAASVPKRLQQSKSFEEVSNRSYNSVNSRSFGNSHNATKIGSRDVHRMPMLSSNDVYTDGNSYREKPERKGLRAVAIVDVKCNNPDRAWASRPLSSRLRKLGFSKLSETFA